A genomic window from Sulfurimonas sp. hsl 1-7 includes:
- a CDS encoding ABC transporter ATP-binding protein, which produces MLKVNRFSNHILRNINFSLEDGENLIILGSNGAGKSTLAKVLCGLTPSEDVEIFSKKLSRLSAKQRAQLINYVPAKLDIFDEYISMREYLELSRLYSEFNVDQALKLLALEDLQEKSCKNLSSGEAQLTMLCSALLHNAKITIFDEPTANLDPKKTKQVFHFLQNDHIQQKIIITHDLNIAHKLGFKILYMEDGAVTFFGKNEDFFEEGNLQNIFGSSLKTVAGYFMVNL; this is translated from the coding sequence ATGCTCAAAGTAAACCGCTTTTCAAACCATATTCTGCGTAATATCAACTTCTCCCTTGAAGATGGCGAGAACCTTATTATACTTGGTTCCAACGGTGCAGGAAAATCTACACTTGCAAAAGTTTTATGCGGACTCACCCCCTCTGAAGATGTGGAGATTTTCTCTAAAAAGCTCTCTCGTCTTAGTGCCAAACAAAGAGCACAACTTATTAACTACGTCCCTGCTAAACTCGATATTTTCGATGAATATATCTCTATGAGGGAGTATCTTGAACTGAGTCGTCTCTATTCGGAATTTAATGTAGATCAAGCGCTCAAACTTTTAGCACTTGAAGATCTGCAGGAAAAAAGTTGCAAAAATCTCAGTAGCGGAGAAGCGCAACTCACAATGTTGTGCAGCGCGCTTTTACACAATGCCAAGATCACGATCTTTGATGAGCCTACGGCAAATCTCGATCCGAAAAAAACCAAACAGGTTTTTCACTTTTTACAAAACGATCATATACAACAAAAGATCATCATCACGCACGACTTGAATATTGCGCATAAACTTGGATTTAAAATCCTCTATATGGAGGATGGAGCTGTTACGTTTTTCGGAAAGAATGAAGATTTTTTTGAGGAAGGAAACCTCCAAAACATTTTCGGCTCAAGCCTTAAAACAGTTGCAGGCTATTTTATGGTGAATCTATGA
- a CDS encoding FecCD family ABC transporter permease, with protein MKTLFILLSLIVLALAPFFGQIELHFDKLNELSTVDHMLFFDLRLPRVIIAFFSGALLGLSGLIFQSLFRNPMSTPFTLGVASGATLGTAFAIVFGFVSFAALFGFVGAIMTIVILFAITSRLKNYEISTLLLVGIALSFFYSAALMILFYLSDETQSYEIVRFTMGSLDIVGLKSTLPVVIASLILLGIALKFKKEIQILLTSYDNAFLKGIEVKKVSSILLLVVSIAIGVTVSVVGPIGFVGLIVPHILKIIYKKSADKLLGVTFFYSGIFLVLCDLIARNLGASSDIPIGVITSFLGGPFFIYLLVSRRRS; from the coding sequence ATGAAAACGCTATTTATACTCCTATCTTTAATTGTTTTGGCCCTCGCACCATTTTTCGGACAGATCGAGCTTCACTTTGACAAACTCAATGAACTAAGCACCGTTGATCATATGCTCTTTTTCGATCTGCGCCTGCCGCGTGTTATCATCGCATTTTTTAGCGGTGCACTGCTGGGGCTAAGCGGTTTGATCTTCCAATCTCTGTTTAGAAATCCTATGAGTACCCCGTTTACGTTAGGAGTGGCCAGCGGTGCTACACTCGGAACCGCTTTTGCGATCGTCTTTGGTTTTGTAAGCTTTGCGGCACTCTTTGGATTTGTTGGTGCTATTATGACAATCGTGATCCTATTTGCGATCACCTCACGACTGAAAAACTACGAGATATCGACACTTTTACTCGTAGGAATTGCACTGTCGTTTTTTTACTCTGCGGCACTTATGATACTTTTTTATCTCAGTGATGAAACTCAAAGTTATGAAATTGTCCGTTTTACTATGGGAAGTTTAGATATCGTCGGGCTAAAAAGCACTCTGCCGGTTGTGATCGCATCACTTATACTTCTTGGAATTGCCCTAAAGTTCAAAAAAGAGATACAGATCCTCCTCACCTCTTACGATAACGCTTTTTTAAAGGGAATCGAGGTCAAAAAAGTAAGCTCGATCTTACTCCTTGTGGTCTCTATCGCCATCGGTGTTACCGTGAGTGTAGTCGGGCCTATCGGGTTTGTCGGTCTGATCGTCCCCCATATCTTAAAAATCATCTACAAAAAAAGTGCCGATAAACTCCTTGGAGTGACATTTTTTTACAGCGGTATCTTTTTGGTTTTATGTGATCTTATTGCAAGAAACCTCGGGGCCTCTTCAGATATCCCTATAGGTGTTATAACATCGTTTTTAGGGGGACCGTTTTTTATCTATCTGTTAGTCTCAAGGAGAAGAAGTTGA
- a CDS encoding cobyrinate a,c-diamide synthase — protein sequence MKDHCLYTSKEQSPSDYANAEFSSAESPRALGALCISAIASNQGKTVLTTALLHHFRDSVRPFKIGPDFIDPQFHESICKTPSINLDRFMMNDEQLKWLFNHYSNKAISICEGVMGFYDGMDKGSSAYDLSKLLQIPTILLLDGSSSYITVSAVLKGLATYKEDNTIKGVVLNKLSSESHYELIKKQIESDFNEIEVLGWIKKGLNTLADTHLGLDLKDTNKIETIANEVLEHIDLTKLEQIASNFTPQTTPNYPFETLEKVERKIAIVNDENFSFLYHDNAQFLQELFSDVVFVSGTKDEQIPSDADVVYIPGGYVEMEHNYANLKDSNNFKNSLIEHAKTKKIYAECAGLLYLGNRVDEKAMSGILDLDFTLHKRFQRMGYYYANEEHTKGHSFHYTNVIDPKEGTEILSKTKGGEGQIGSWEKGDVFGTYLHIMLRPNGELVKRRFL from the coding sequence TTGAAAGACCATTGTTTATATACGTCCAAGGAGCAAAGCCCCTCAGACTACGCTAACGCTGAGTTTTCTTCGGCAGAAAGCCCTCGCGCCCTTGGCGCTCTTTGTATAAGCGCTATCGCATCAAATCAGGGAAAGACAGTGCTAACAACAGCACTTTTACACCATTTTAGAGACTCAGTCCGTCCCTTTAAAATAGGGCCTGACTTTATCGATCCGCAGTTTCATGAATCGATCTGCAAAACCCCTTCGATCAACCTTGATAGGTTTATGATGAATGATGAGCAGTTAAAGTGGCTTTTTAACCACTATTCCAATAAAGCAATCTCAATCTGCGAAGGGGTAATGGGCTTTTATGACGGGATGGATAAAGGGAGCAGTGCTTACGATCTCTCAAAACTTTTGCAAATTCCTACTATTTTACTCTTAGACGGAAGTTCAAGCTACATCACGGTTTCAGCAGTTTTAAAAGGGCTTGCAACTTATAAGGAGGATAACACGATCAAAGGTGTTGTTCTTAACAAGCTCTCCTCTGAGTCCCATTATGAGCTGATTAAAAAGCAAATAGAGAGTGACTTTAATGAGATCGAAGTTCTAGGGTGGATCAAAAAAGGGCTAAACACCTTAGCTGACACCCATCTGGGACTTGATCTAAAAGATACTAACAAAATAGAGACGATCGCAAACGAGGTGTTAGAGCATATCGATCTAACTAAACTTGAGCAGATCGCATCTAATTTCACACCCCAAACTACCCCAAACTACCCGTTTGAAACATTAGAAAAAGTGGAGAGAAAAATAGCAATTGTAAACGATGAGAACTTCTCGTTTCTCTACCACGACAACGCACAGTTTTTACAGGAGCTCTTTAGCGATGTGGTATTTGTTAGCGGTACAAAAGATGAGCAGATTCCAAGCGATGCAGATGTTGTTTACATCCCGGGCGGTTACGTGGAAATGGAGCATAACTATGCCAATCTAAAAGATTCCAACAACTTCAAAAACTCCCTAATAGAGCACGCTAAAACAAAGAAAATCTATGCGGAGTGTGCAGGGCTTTTGTATCTTGGAAATAGGGTTGACGAAAAAGCAATGAGCGGGATTTTAGATCTTGATTTTACACTGCATAAGCGGTTTCAGCGTATGGGGTATTATTACGCCAATGAGGAGCATACAAAAGGGCATTCGTTTCACTATACCAATGTCATAGACCCTAAAGAGGGCACGGAAATTCTCTCTAAAACTAAAGGTGGCGAGGGGCAAATCGGCTCTTGGGAAAAAGGTGATGTTTTTGGAACCTATCTGCATATAATGCTGCGTCCAAACGGCGAACTTGTTAAAAGAAGATTTCTATGA
- the bluB gene encoding 5,6-dimethylbenzimidazole synthase, with product MKFCENDTQKLLEIMKARRDVRGNRFIDKKVEDEKLSLILEAALLAPSVGYSQPWKFIVIEDEQTKDTILENFDGENEKAKELFASRKLYQKLKLEGIKEAPVNIAVLYEPSGEDVLGMTSMEQMGEYSVVCAVQNMWLLARSLNIGIGWVSILDENKVLQTLEAPKHAKLIAYLCVGYVDKFYEESELKTLGWEQEKQLTQCVTYRR from the coding sequence ATGAAATTTTGCGAAAACGACACTCAAAAACTTTTGGAGATTATGAAAGCAAGACGCGATGTTCGAGGCAACCGCTTTATAGACAAAAAAGTGGAGGATGAAAAACTCTCCCTTATTTTGGAAGCTGCCCTTTTGGCACCATCGGTCGGTTATTCACAACCCTGGAAGTTTATAGTGATCGAAGATGAGCAGACAAAAGATACGATCTTAGAGAATTTTGACGGGGAAAATGAAAAAGCTAAAGAGCTCTTTGCCTCACGCAAACTCTACCAAAAACTAAAGTTAGAAGGGATAAAAGAGGCACCCGTAAACATCGCCGTACTTTACGAGCCAAGCGGTGAAGATGTACTAGGTATGACAAGCATGGAGCAGATGGGTGAATACAGCGTAGTGTGTGCCGTGCAAAATATGTGGCTGCTTGCAAGAAGCCTCAATATCGGGATCGGCTGGGTGAGTATCTTGGATGAAAACAAGGTACTCCAAACACTTGAAGCTCCGAAACATGCAAAACTGATAGCCTACCTTTGTGTCGGCTATGTCGATAAATTTTACGAAGAGAGCGAGTTAAAAACACTCGGCTGGGAACAAGAAAAACAACTTACACAGTGTGTAACATATAGGAGATAA
- a CDS encoding phosphotransferase codes for MGVNTHIDLTTLNTLFPEYNFTKLHPTSDGVIDTTYIITNKQESYILKYFDRDISQQIKQDKQLLTTLHQAGLNVPLYLDEQKGWYLFKRLKGSSPKNIHLFHIQALARFMAKYHSHTKSHHCANSFFAPYNIDEKLYFLKKNFYLHYKKLEPLKHYKLKNEGFIHGDIFTDNTVFEQNKIGVFDFIDGGCGEFLFDIAVALLSFSPKQKPSDFKIFINTYNRFSSNKIKEKELKAMIKTAAQFYALLRLTRNKNTQRANELLKLC; via the coding sequence ATGGGAGTAAACACTCATATAGATTTAACGACCTTAAACACTCTGTTTCCTGAGTACAATTTTACAAAGCTGCACCCAACATCTGATGGGGTTATAGATACCACTTACATCATAACAAACAAACAAGAGAGTTATATTTTAAAATATTTTGACAGAGATATATCTCAACAGATCAAGCAAGATAAACAACTGCTTACAACTCTCCATCAAGCAGGTCTTAATGTCCCTTTATATCTCGATGAGCAAAAAGGCTGGTACCTTTTTAAACGCCTGAAAGGCTCAAGCCCAAAAAACATACACCTTTTTCATATCCAAGCACTTGCCCGTTTTATGGCAAAGTACCATTCACACACAAAAAGCCACCACTGTGCAAACTCTTTTTTTGCCCCATACAACATTGATGAAAAACTTTACTTTCTGAAAAAAAATTTCTATCTCCACTACAAAAAGTTAGAACCGCTTAAACACTATAAACTAAAAAATGAGGGGTTTATCCACGGAGATATTTTTACAGACAATACAGTTTTTGAACAAAATAAAATAGGAGTTTTTGACTTTATAGACGGGGGATGCGGAGAGTTTTTATTTGACATTGCCGTGGCATTGTTATCCTTCTCACCAAAACAAAAACCTTCGGATTTTAAGATCTTCATCAACACCTACAACCGTTTTAGCTCGAACAAGATAAAAGAAAAAGAGCTCAAAGCAATGATCAAAACAGCTGCACAGTTTTATGCACTGCTTCGCCTCACACGAAACAAAAACACTCAAAGAGCAAATGAGCTTCTCAAGCTATGCTAA
- a CDS encoding protein adenylyltransferase SelO produces the protein MKVKTLEELSKLADYSLVDTLTPDPDARDDGADHYPREVFSGHYVPVNPTPIENPIYIAHSKKFFEELGFDDAMAKSEDFMKMFSGDSSGLPESLKKQGWATGYALSIYGTEYYEQCPFRTGNGYGDGRAVSILEAVINGKRWEMQLKGGGRTPYCRGADGRAVLRSSIREFLAQEHMYALGVPTSRSLTLYTSKTEKVRRPWFRDGSYSRDPEVMIEEDVAITTRVAPSFLRVGQVELFGRRARKKEHTRAMEELEQIVLHVIEREYKEEIEESLPLEKKVVLLAKAFQNRLTSLVADWIRVGYCQGNFNSDNTAVGGFTLDYGPFGFMDMFDPRYQPWTGGGAHFSFLNQPQAAERNFGMFIAALKPLLDADKESQQQLETIEKQFPRVMQGKMIKMWGAKLGLEHFDAELFNDLVTLMVESSVDYTIFFRELSNIPEDISTLKKSFYGDANYNEKLLVRWIEWLERWKTFIDVKTVPEREKLSQKMKKVNPKYTLREWFLVPAYQAAQRGDYTLVHELQEVMNDPYAELSKEMEEKYYRLKPDELFRVAGISYVSCSS, from the coding sequence ATGAAGGTAAAAACACTTGAAGAGCTTTCCAAACTTGCTGATTATTCACTTGTAGATACACTTACACCCGATCCAGACGCTAGAGATGACGGCGCTGATCATTACCCAAGAGAGGTTTTTAGCGGGCACTATGTTCCGGTAAATCCTACCCCTATAGAAAATCCGATTTATATCGCACACAGCAAAAAATTTTTTGAAGAACTTGGTTTTGATGATGCAATGGCAAAGTCAGAAGATTTTATGAAGATGTTTTCGGGTGACAGTTCTGGGCTGCCAGAGTCACTGAAAAAGCAAGGGTGGGCAACGGGTTATGCACTCTCAATTTATGGAACTGAGTACTATGAGCAGTGCCCTTTTAGAACAGGTAACGGTTACGGGGACGGACGAGCCGTATCTATTTTAGAAGCTGTTATAAATGGCAAACGCTGGGAGATGCAGCTCAAAGGGGGCGGGCGTACACCTTACTGCCGAGGAGCTGACGGTCGTGCGGTACTTCGTTCAAGCATTCGTGAATTTTTGGCGCAGGAGCATATGTACGCTTTAGGTGTACCTACATCCAGATCTTTAACTCTTTACACTTCAAAAACCGAAAAAGTAAGACGTCCTTGGTTTCGAGATGGCTCATACTCAAGAGATCCTGAGGTGATGATAGAGGAGGATGTTGCAATTACGACACGTGTCGCACCCTCATTTTTAAGAGTGGGGCAGGTGGAGCTTTTTGGTCGCCGTGCACGTAAAAAAGAGCATACTAGGGCGATGGAAGAACTAGAGCAGATCGTTTTACATGTAATTGAGCGTGAGTATAAAGAGGAGATTGAGGAGAGTCTGCCGCTTGAGAAAAAAGTGGTGTTACTCGCAAAAGCATTTCAAAACCGTCTGACTTCTTTGGTTGCAGATTGGATCCGTGTTGGGTATTGTCAAGGGAATTTTAACAGCGACAATACTGCGGTAGGCGGTTTTACCCTTGATTACGGTCCTTTTGGGTTTATGGATATGTTTGATCCACGCTATCAGCCGTGGACGGGCGGGGGTGCACATTTCTCGTTTTTAAATCAGCCCCAGGCTGCCGAGCGTAACTTTGGGATGTTTATAGCAGCACTTAAGCCTTTATTGGATGCAGATAAGGAATCACAACAACAATTAGAGACGATCGAAAAACAGTTTCCAAGAGTGATGCAGGGTAAAATGATCAAGATGTGGGGAGCAAAACTAGGTTTAGAGCATTTTGATGCTGAGCTGTTTAATGATCTTGTGACATTGATGGTGGAGAGTTCAGTTGACTATACGATCTTTTTTCGTGAACTCTCAAATATTCCTGAAGATATCTCCACTCTCAAAAAAAGTTTTTATGGCGATGCAAACTACAATGAAAAACTTTTAGTGCGATGGATTGAGTGGTTAGAGAGATGGAAAACGTTTATTGATGTAAAAACGGTGCCAGAGCGTGAAAAACTTTCCCAAAAGATGAAAAAAGTCAATCCAAAATATACACTTAGAGAGTGGTTTTTAGTCCCTGCATATCAGGCAGCCCAGAGAGGGGACTATACCCTTGTACACGAACTCCAAGAGGTGATGAACGATCCTTATGCTGAACTCTCAAAAGAGATGGAGGAGAAATACTATAGACTCAAACCTGACGAGTTATTTAGAGTAGCGGGTATTTCGTACGTGAGCTGTTCATCGTGA
- a CDS encoding alpha/beta hydrolase, giving the protein MRKDLELDNIFIPSKIPSKKLMIVLHGRGDSSEGFEGLPSFLELEDMNYILFDAPFEYYGGFSWYNLPPNQYPGIQYSSELLTKCLDLLFEEEFDPTQSYLFGFSQGSLLTFEFGARYHKALAGYIAISGYIYDVEKLLAEMNSDVKQAKWLCTHGTYDEVLPFEESKKQVEQLIDAGFEVDFRAIEKDHSIHKDEITIVKQLCDKNL; this is encoded by the coding sequence ATGAGAAAAGATTTAGAACTAGATAATATTTTTATACCATCCAAAATTCCATCTAAAAAATTGATGATAGTGTTGCACGGCAGAGGGGATTCCTCTGAAGGATTTGAAGGCTTGCCTTCGTTTTTAGAGCTTGAAGATATGAACTATATCCTCTTTGATGCACCGTTTGAGTACTATGGCGGTTTTTCGTGGTATAACCTCCCTCCAAACCAATATCCAGGGATTCAGTACTCATCGGAACTCCTGACAAAATGTCTCGATCTTTTATTTGAAGAGGAGTTTGATCCTACGCAGAGTTACCTCTTCGGTTTTTCGCAAGGCTCGCTTCTTACTTTTGAGTTTGGAGCAAGATATCATAAAGCACTTGCGGGTTATATCGCTATAAGCGGGTATATTTACGATGTAGAAAAGCTTTTAGCTGAGATGAATTCTGATGTGAAACAAGCTAAATGGCTCTGTACACATGGAACATATGATGAAGTACTTCCGTTTGAAGAGAGTAAAAAACAAGTGGAACAACTCATAGATGCCGGATTTGAGGTAGATTTTAGAGCTATAGAGAAAGATCACAGTATCCATAAAGATGAAATAACAATCGTAAAACAACTGTGCGATAAAAATTTATAA
- a CDS encoding pyridoxal phosphate-dependent aminotransferase, whose protein sequence is MSHGGDIYKYAKILECEPDEIIDFSSNINCYEAENELTLTNKTITQYADFRYKELKSIIAQNYDVKPSQIALYNGATTAIYELFRSIKQKRIFLYAPLYSEYEKAAQKTKKAVFKVSRLGGDMEDEVLEKSIVVFVNPATPDGTYYDNEELEELFSMWIEKECTIIIDESFLEFEALPSIRHKINTYKKLYIIQSFSKFYACAGVRIGAIFSSKKNIKKLEPSIWNISSLDVEFLKQRLSDEEFKTASKEFHKKQKNELFEILENSGVFEQVFESDTNFFLTKSERAAEIFNHLLEEKILVRRCFNFDYLDNTFLRFAVKDSASHQKLRDALATLLKTSEVQTDELP, encoded by the coding sequence ATGAGCCACGGCGGAGATATCTACAAATACGCAAAAATTTTAGAGTGCGAGCCCGATGAGATCATCGACTTTTCATCCAATATCAACTGTTATGAAGCAGAAAACGAGCTAACGCTAACAAACAAAACCATTACGCAATATGCAGACTTTAGATATAAAGAACTAAAAAGTATTATTGCACAAAACTACGATGTAAAACCCTCTCAAATAGCTTTATATAACGGAGCAACCACTGCTATCTATGAACTGTTTCGCAGCATCAAGCAAAAAAGAATTTTTCTCTATGCCCCACTGTATAGCGAGTATGAAAAAGCTGCCCAAAAAACAAAAAAAGCTGTCTTCAAAGTAAGCCGTTTAGGCGGAGATATGGAAGATGAAGTATTAGAGAAATCGATCGTCGTCTTTGTAAATCCCGCTACGCCTGATGGGACCTATTATGACAATGAAGAGCTTGAAGAACTTTTTTCTATGTGGATCGAAAAAGAGTGTACGATCATTATCGACGAGAGCTTTTTAGAGTTTGAAGCCCTTCCATCTATTCGTCATAAAATCAACACGTATAAAAAACTCTATATCATCCAGTCTTTTTCAAAGTTTTATGCATGTGCGGGAGTGAGAATCGGAGCCATATTCTCAAGCAAAAAGAACATTAAAAAACTTGAACCAAGTATCTGGAACATCTCTTCACTCGATGTGGAGTTTTTAAAACAGCGCCTCAGTGATGAAGAGTTTAAAACCGCTTCAAAAGAGTTTCACAAAAAACAAAAAAACGAACTGTTTGAGATCTTGGAAAACTCGGGTGTGTTTGAGCAGGTGTTTGAGAGCGATACAAACTTTTTTCTGACAAAATCAGAACGTGCAGCAGAGATCTTCAACCATCTTCTTGAGGAAAAAATCTTAGTAAGACGCTGTTTTAATTTTGACTATCTAGATAACACCTTTTTGCGTTTTGCCGTAAAAGATTCAGCTTCACACCAAAAGCTCAGAGATGCACTCGCAACGCTTCTTAAAACCTCAGAAGTACAAACAGATGAACTCCCTTAG
- a CDS encoding cobyric acid synthase, with the protein MHSQRFLKPQKYKQMNSLSILGTSSDAGKSTLSFALTYLLHKRGIKVAPFKAQNVSNNSVVTDIDAGEIAIPQAFAAKAIGLATTPAMNPILLKSGGKNKAHMIINGKSVSNTNVREYYKNIDTLKPIVKEAYKRLKNEYECIVAEGAGSPVELNLMDKDLSNIYVAQEFNTKIILVADIERGGVFASIYGVYNLLPKKLRKNVVGVIVNKFRGDITLFDEGVRIIEEEFKIPVLGVVPYRPFNLGFEDSASLMNYKQNTKDAIIKVAVINLPHISNFTDFEPLVVDPQIELNFISNPAQADSYDLLIVPGSKRVVDDLMWLRERGFEAIFQDKKRKIFAICGGYEMMFENIRDPQQVESKVENILGFGRFKGEVVFQKEKIVKQGCYNLFGVMGNGYEIHNGIAKKNAKRKKNLYGTFIHGIFDNDNFRKALFTNIDVTYRGYNFNKYKAKSIDLFAMHVQEHIDLDRIVDALYH; encoded by the coding sequence ATGCACTCGCAACGCTTCTTAAAACCTCAGAAGTACAAACAGATGAACTCCCTTAGTATCCTTGGGACAAGCAGTGATGCAGGCAAATCAACTCTGAGTTTTGCCCTTACCTATCTGCTGCACAAGCGGGGAATTAAAGTAGCCCCTTTTAAAGCCCAAAACGTCTCAAACAATTCCGTTGTTACAGACATAGATGCGGGAGAGATTGCTATCCCTCAGGCATTTGCGGCAAAAGCGATAGGGCTTGCGACTACTCCTGCAATGAATCCGATCCTGCTAAAATCGGGCGGAAAAAACAAAGCCCATATGATCATAAACGGCAAAAGTGTCTCCAACACTAATGTGCGTGAATACTATAAAAACATCGACACCCTAAAACCGATCGTAAAAGAGGCCTATAAGCGCTTAAAAAACGAGTATGAGTGTATTGTTGCAGAGGGTGCGGGAAGTCCCGTTGAGCTTAACTTAATGGATAAAGATCTCAGCAATATCTACGTAGCACAGGAGTTCAACACGAAAATTATCCTCGTAGCAGACATTGAGCGCGGCGGTGTGTTTGCTTCGATCTACGGAGTGTATAATCTTCTTCCGAAAAAACTGCGTAAAAACGTGGTCGGTGTGATTGTAAATAAATTTCGCGGGGACATTACCCTTTTTGACGAGGGTGTGAGAATCATCGAAGAGGAGTTTAAAATCCCTGTTCTGGGCGTTGTTCCATATAGACCCTTTAATCTCGGTTTTGAAGACTCCGCTTCACTGATGAACTACAAACAAAATACAAAAGATGCGATCATAAAAGTTGCAGTGATAAACCTGCCGCATATCAGTAACTTTACGGACTTTGAACCCCTTGTAGTAGATCCCCAAATTGAGTTAAATTTCATATCAAATCCTGCACAGGCAGATAGTTACGATCTCCTTATAGTACCTGGTTCAAAAAGGGTCGTTGATGATCTGATGTGGTTACGTGAGAGAGGTTTTGAAGCAATTTTTCAAGATAAAAAACGCAAAATCTTTGCTATTTGCGGCGGCTATGAGATGATGTTTGAAAACATACGCGATCCGCAGCAAGTAGAATCGAAGGTAGAGAATATCTTAGGTTTTGGACGTTTTAAAGGGGAAGTTGTTTTTCAAAAAGAGAAGATCGTAAAACAGGGGTGCTATAACCTTTTTGGAGTGATGGGCAACGGGTACGAGATCCACAACGGCATTGCCAAGAAAAATGCAAAACGTAAAAAAAATCTCTACGGAACTTTTATACACGGTATTTTTGATAATGACAATTTTAGAAAAGCACTTTTTACTAACATAGATGTAACATATAGAGGGTACAATTTTAACAAATACAAAGCCAAGTCTATCGATCTCTTTGCAATGCATGTACAGGAACATATAGACTTAGACAGGATTGTTGATGCTCTTTATCACTAA
- the cbiB gene encoding adenosylcobinamide-phosphate synthase CbiB has product MLFITNIFVALFAYMIDKRFGEFTFIKHPVILMGDLITFFEKKLYSDSILRGFFLVLCVLGVIGFVSYVLEIYLAHFNFYIHFIIDAVIASIFIAHRMLKDSVKEIIFLETIEAKRKAVSMLVSRDTKDLSESDIYKAAIETYAENLSDGVIAPLFYLIVFGLPGIIIYKAINTMDSMIGYKNERYEKFGKVAARLDDIANFIPARITALLIVLLYQKKFDLSYLKTAKLHESPNAGYPISAMAQVLELQLGGDTSYFGKIKKKPFFGNGKSTISKTDLKQMLSLSF; this is encoded by the coding sequence ATGCTCTTTATCACTAATATATTTGTCGCCCTCTTTGCCTACATGATCGACAAAAGGTTCGGGGAATTCACTTTTATCAAACACCCCGTAATACTTATGGGGGATCTCATCACATTCTTTGAAAAAAAACTCTACAGCGATTCAATCCTTAGAGGCTTTTTCCTTGTACTCTGTGTGTTAGGTGTTATAGGTTTCGTGAGTTATGTGTTAGAGATTTATCTTGCCCATTTTAACTTTTATATCCACTTTATTATCGATGCAGTTATCGCTTCGATATTTATAGCCCATAGAATGTTAAAAGACTCCGTAAAAGAGATCATCTTTTTAGAGACTATCGAAGCAAAAAGAAAAGCTGTCTCTATGCTAGTCTCCCGTGATACTAAAGATCTAAGCGAAAGTGATATCTACAAAGCTGCTATTGAGACATACGCGGAAAACCTTAGTGACGGAGTTATTGCACCGCTGTTTTACCTCATAGTTTTCGGACTTCCGGGAATTATCATCTATAAAGCGATCAACACAATGGACTCTATGATCGGATATAAAAACGAACGTTATGAGAAGTTTGGAAAAGTGGCGGCACGTCTTGACGATATCGCGAACTTTATACCTGCAAGAATCACCGCTCTTTTAATTGTACTGCTATACCAAAAGAAGTTTGATCTCAGCTATCTTAAAACTGCTAAGCTTCATGAGAGCCCAAACGCAGGTTACCCTATATCTGCGATGGCACAGGTGCTAGAACTGCAACTCGGCGGCGATACATCCTACTTCGGCAAAATCAAAAAAAAGCCGTTTTTCGGAAACGGTAAAAGCACCATCTCAAAAACAGATCTAAAACAAATGTTATCTCTTAGTTTTTAG